The following proteins are encoded in a genomic region of Pirellulales bacterium:
- a CDS encoding DUF1559 domain-containing protein has product MRLLDGRKRGVRPRGFTILELLVVVTVIGVLLALILPAIQMARLTARRMTCQSNLHQWTITLQRFVDTSGGYLPRRGQGVQATQQLTRPEDWFNALPPLMENQSYSTLTTLGMQPSPESSGIWICPDAVAIVNPVPAAFFTYGMNMWLSTWNAPLPDHIERVGPTSTMVFMADGPGPYCSILPSKLAYSPVARHAGMINIAFLDGHVDCLPGDLVGCGIGDPQLPAVRWIVPGSIWTGPAE; this is encoded by the coding sequence ATGCGACTCCTTGACGGCCGAAAGCGTGGCGTGCGACCGCGGGGGTTTACGATCTTGGAGCTGCTGGTCGTTGTTACGGTCATAGGCGTGCTGTTGGCACTGATCTTGCCTGCGATCCAAATGGCGCGGCTGACCGCGCGCCGCATGACGTGCCAGTCCAATTTGCACCAATGGACGATCACCCTGCAGCGCTTCGTCGACACTTCGGGCGGTTACCTACCTCGCCGCGGACAGGGTGTTCAGGCCACGCAACAGCTCACGCGACCCGAGGATTGGTTCAATGCCCTGCCGCCGCTGATGGAGAATCAATCCTATAGCACGCTGACCACGCTTGGCATGCAGCCATCGCCGGAAAGTTCCGGCATCTGGATTTGCCCCGACGCCGTGGCAATCGTCAATCCTGTCCCGGCCGCGTTCTTTACTTACGGGATGAACATGTGGTTATCGACTTGGAACGCTCCGCTGCCTGATCACATCGAGAGAGTCGGTCCCACATCGACGATGGTATTCATGGCAGACGGTCCTGGGCCGTACTGCTCGATTTTACCGTCCAAGTTGGCATACAGCCCCGTGGCACGTCACGCGGGGATGATCAATATCGCGTTTCTGGATGGGCACGTGGATTGCTTGCCCGGCGATCTGGTGGGCTGCGGCATCGGTGATCCGCAACTCCCCGCTGTGAGATGGATCGTGCCTGGCAGTATTTGGACTGGCCCGGCGGAATAA
- a CDS encoding substrate-binding domain-containing protein: protein MNVSIPENLKNRVKSARIARGWSQDELARRSGLSRSGISAIEIDRLVPSAIAALALAKAFSCRVEDLFSLGSPVVPHGVWAASPATSPCRYWHADVGGRRLHYPADLCGETVLPHDGVFDGKSLCPAPQAEAEQTLVMACCDPAVGLLAHELARRAQIRLLVIPRSSRQALDLLRDGLVHAAGLHLSRAGEDDNACAVRDSIASGTYSLLRVAQWEEGLAIAPGRQLRTVRSALRARLRWVGRESGSGAHQCLLEVRGDRPTPRHHASSHRGVAEAIRSGWADAGVCLRMVSDQAGLDFLTIREEAYDLCFAADSTHDPRIQALIEVVRSASYRKLLGELPGYSATSAGAIRTLTAPDN, encoded by the coding sequence ATGAACGTGTCAATCCCTGAAAACTTGAAAAACCGCGTCAAATCTGCGCGGATTGCCCGTGGCTGGTCGCAGGACGAATTGGCTCGTCGTAGCGGTCTATCCCGCAGCGGCATTAGCGCCATCGAAATCGATCGGCTGGTCCCCTCGGCCATCGCCGCGCTGGCCTTGGCCAAAGCATTCAGTTGCCGAGTCGAGGATCTTTTCTCTCTCGGCTCGCCCGTCGTTCCCCACGGCGTTTGGGCCGCGTCTCCCGCCACCAGTCCCTGCCGGTATTGGCACGCCGACGTCGGCGGACGACGGTTGCACTACCCGGCCGACCTTTGTGGTGAGACGGTGCTGCCCCACGACGGTGTCTTCGACGGAAAATCGCTTTGCCCGGCGCCGCAGGCCGAGGCCGAACAGACACTGGTGATGGCCTGTTGCGACCCGGCAGTCGGTCTACTTGCCCACGAGCTGGCACGGCGCGCCCAGATTCGACTGTTGGTCATTCCTCGCTCGAGCAGGCAAGCTCTCGACCTGCTGCGCGACGGACTGGTCCACGCGGCCGGCCTGCACTTATCGCGCGCTGGAGAGGACGACAATGCGTGCGCGGTGCGCGACAGCATTGCGAGCGGCACATACAGCTTGTTGCGCGTGGCCCAATGGGAAGAAGGGCTGGCCATTGCGCCGGGTCGGCAGCTGCGCACGGTGCGATCAGCGCTGCGAGCCCGCTTGCGCTGGGTCGGGCGCGAGTCAGGAAGCGGCGCGCACCAATGCCTGCTGGAAGTACGCGGCGATCGCCCGACTCCACGCCACCACGCCAGCAGTCATCGCGGTGTGGCCGAAGCGATCCGCAGCGGCTGGGCCGACGCCGGGGTTTGTCTGCGGATGGTGAGCGATCAGGCCGGCCTCGATTTTCTTACGATTCGAGAAGAGGCCTACGACCTGTGCTTTGCGGCCGACAGCACTCACGATCCACGCATTCAGGCACTGATCGAAGTTGTCCGCTCCGCCAGCTACCGCAAGTTGCTGGGAGAGCTGCCAGGCTATTCTGCAACAAGCGCCGGGGCCATTCGGACCCTGACCGCGCCGGACAACTAG
- a CDS encoding DNRLRE domain-containing protein — translation MRMSRIFSVAAVLCLASSAAATTVTIGGANDSNIATDVKDATIFQNNVNNSNGAGPGMFAGTNGMTSPRRGLIEFNVAGHVPPGATINSVTLELFLGQTAGGAGGAFNIGLFTLSKGWGEGTTESGGTISGTGQGAAANAGDATWNASAFPSTLWTKPGGDFASTASASTSVGSTLNAASNWSSAAMVTDVQNWLNTPSTNFGWAVVNADEADA, via the coding sequence ATGCGAATGTCTAGGATTTTCAGCGTTGCGGCCGTGCTTTGTTTGGCAAGTTCCGCTGCGGCAACTACCGTCACGATTGGCGGAGCGAACGACTCCAACATCGCGACCGACGTCAAAGACGCCACCATCTTTCAGAACAACGTCAACAACAGCAACGGCGCCGGCCCCGGCATGTTTGCCGGGACCAACGGCATGACTTCCCCGCGCCGCGGGCTCATCGAATTCAACGTGGCTGGCCACGTTCCGCCGGGCGCCACCATTAATTCCGTTACGTTGGAATTGTTCCTCGGCCAAACGGCTGGCGGCGCGGGCGGAGCATTCAATATCGGACTGTTCACGCTTTCCAAAGGCTGGGGCGAAGGCACGACGGAAAGCGGCGGAACCATCAGTGGCACCGGCCAGGGAGCCGCCGCCAACGCCGGCGATGCCACTTGGAACGCGTCGGCGTTTCCCAGCACGTTATGGACCAAGCCGGGCGGAGATTTCGCCAGCACAGCCAGCGCCTCGACGTCGGTCGGGTCGACGCTGAATGCCGCTTCGAACTGGAGTTCGGCCGCGATGGTGACTGACGTACAGAACTGGCTCAACACCCCCTCGACGAATTTTGGTTGGGCCGTGGTCAATGCCGACGAAGCAGACGCGA